A DNA window from uncultured Methanoregula sp. contains the following coding sequences:
- a CDS encoding response regulator — protein sequence MTTARSSSTTEPEEMQAALSSPANRTVLVVEDSRTQAEYLAHILQEKGYTVLMAASGQEALDRIRKDHPAIVLTDIVMPGMDGYELCRKIKTGPAMAGIRVILVTQLFDPGDVLRGLEAGADNFIIKPFDPEQVYSHIEAAFTMAGSPDAEGPQPDMEFVFAGRSHRITSGRARILNILLSTYEYAVRKNAELQETQETLSSTNEELTATMEELTTSMDELHAANKNLMSENAERGRVERALADANSKLNLMTSITRHDINNQILALQAYIDLSEMRINDPTVLDYIKKERLAVQTIQKQIEFTKTYEAIGGSTPQWQEIRTILEPLKPYLETAGIALEIPDEPTKIYADALLPKVFENLVDNSIRHGRQVRRIAITSHVQKNGSLCIDYRDDGEGVAEHEKERIFSKGYGKNTGLGLFLSRVILGITGITIREIGVFRKGVHFEIVVPPEGFRTLDT from the coding sequence ATGACCACAGCCAGATCTTCATCCACAACAGAACCAGAGGAGATGCAGGCAGCGCTGAGCTCCCCGGCCAACCGGACGGTTCTCGTTGTTGAGGACAGCCGTACCCAGGCCGAGTACCTTGCCCACATCTTACAAGAGAAAGGTTACACCGTGCTGATGGCGGCAAGCGGCCAGGAAGCCCTGGACCGGATCAGGAAGGATCATCCGGCCATTGTGCTGACGGACATTGTCATGCCCGGGATGGACGGGTACGAGCTCTGCCGGAAGATCAAGACCGGACCGGCCATGGCCGGAATCCGGGTCATTCTCGTAACGCAGCTCTTCGATCCCGGAGATGTCTTACGGGGGCTCGAAGCCGGGGCGGACAATTTCATCATCAAACCCTTCGATCCCGAACAGGTGTACTCCCATATCGAGGCAGCGTTTACCATGGCCGGTTCGCCGGACGCCGAAGGCCCGCAGCCGGACATGGAGTTTGTTTTTGCCGGCAGGTCCCACAGGATAACATCGGGCCGGGCACGGATCCTCAACATCCTCCTCTCCACGTACGAATATGCTGTCAGGAAAAATGCCGAACTCCAGGAGACGCAGGAGACGCTCAGTTCTACCAACGAGGAGCTCACCGCCACCATGGAGGAGCTGACCACGTCAATGGATGAACTTCATGCGGCCAATAAAAACTTAATGAGCGAGAATGCCGAGCGGGGCAGGGTGGAGCGGGCGCTTGCCGACGCCAACAGCAAACTCAACCTGATGACCAGCATCACAAGGCATGATATCAACAACCAGATCCTCGCCCTCCAGGCCTACATCGATCTCTCGGAGATGAGGATCAACGACCCGACAGTCCTGGATTATATCAAGAAAGAGCGGCTCGCCGTCCAGACCATCCAGAAGCAGATCGAGTTCACCAAGACCTACGAAGCGATTGGCGGATCAACCCCGCAGTGGCAGGAAATAAGGACGATCCTCGAACCGCTCAAGCCGTACCTGGAAACGGCAGGGATCGCGCTTGAGATACCGGATGAGCCGACCAAGATCTATGCCGATGCCCTCCTCCCGAAAGTTTTTGAGAACCTTGTCGACAACTCCATCCGGCATGGCAGGCAGGTCAGGCGCATTGCGATCACCTCGCACGTACAGAAGAACGGGAGCCTGTGCATCGATTACCGCGACGACGGCGAAGGGGTGGCCGAGCATGAGAAAGAACGGATCTTCTCGAAAGGCTATGGGAAAAATACCGGCCTTGGCCTCTTCCTCTCCCGCGTCATCCTCGGGATCACCGGCATCACCATCCGGGAGATCGGTGTGTTCAGGAAAGGCGTGCATTTTGAGATTGTGGTTCCCCCGGAAGGGTTCAGGACCCTTGACACCTGA
- a CDS encoding DUF47 family protein, producing the protein MRIRDLILPEDKIFFDLFHEMAEKITEAATTLNEITHELPNGTEKSHKVRQIEHHGDEITKKIYEQLDESLITPLEPEEIARLAPAFDDVLDRMDWVTHQLCNYEIPQTNDVLKEFSYLILLSAAEITHAVDTLQTLKDPEGVKSHAAEISRLYNLSTELLSRAILELFKTQDLLMIIKLKDIYESMARVMVKCNDVGHALSDIAMSHA; encoded by the coding sequence ATGCGTATCCGTGACCTGATCCTTCCAGAAGACAAGATCTTTTTTGACCTGTTCCACGAGATGGCTGAAAAGATCACCGAGGCTGCGACCACGCTCAATGAGATAACCCATGAACTCCCGAACGGCACGGAAAAATCCCACAAGGTGCGCCAGATCGAACATCACGGGGACGAGATCACGAAAAAGATCTACGAGCAGCTCGACGAATCCTTAATAACCCCGCTCGAACCCGAGGAGATCGCCCGGCTCGCACCGGCGTTTGACGATGTGCTCGACCGGATGGACTGGGTGACCCACCAGCTCTGCAACTACGAGATCCCCCAGACAAACGATGTCTTAAAAGAGTTCTCGTACCTGATCCTGCTCTCGGCAGCCGAGATCACCCATGCTGTCGACACCCTCCAGACCCTCAAGGACCCTGAAGGCGTCAAATCCCATGCAGCCGAGATCAGCCGGCTCTACAATCTCTCGACTGAACTCCTCTCCCGGGCCATCCTCGAACTCTTCAAGACCCAGGATCTTCTCATGATAATCAAGCTCAAGGATATCTACGAGAGCATGGCACGCGTGATGGTGAAGTGCAATGATGTCGGGCATGCACTTTCCGATATTGCCATGAGCCACGCATGA
- a CDS encoding inorganic phosphate transporter, with protein MISADPLILFGIILALALNFVNGLNDASHSIATVVATKALSPIKAVLYTAICNLIGPFLFTTAVAATIGTAIVSQSGLTPLSIVVAMGAAIILVFVATRAGIPLSSSHAMVGGILGAGIAVGGLAVVILPGWDTFAQIIIYGLIGAVIGAVALGLFTLSFKENVRLGLMLGAVCGAALIIPALMLLGILKLSGLLAIVLFIFISPILGITGAFVFDILISHAFRHSRQNRMKRVFQPLHVLACLVQATAHGANDGQHAVGIITALLVSSGILLAFEVPTWVLLASAIAIGLGTCFGGWAVVDKMAKDITKIRPYQGFCAATVSSAILVTVTERGIPVSSTHAINGAIIGVGATRGKSAVQWRVVREMMEAWVITIPLAMVVSFAMYFIVIFFLGLL; from the coding sequence ATGATCAGCGCCGATCCCCTCATCCTGTTCGGCATCATCCTTGCGCTGGCCCTCAACTTTGTCAACGGGCTCAACGATGCCTCGCATTCAATTGCCACGGTTGTAGCTACAAAAGCCCTCTCGCCGATAAAAGCCGTGCTGTACACGGCGATCTGCAATCTTATCGGACCGTTCCTCTTCACAACCGCCGTTGCTGCAACCATAGGGACAGCGATCGTCAGCCAGAGCGGCCTCACCCCGCTCTCGATCGTGGTTGCCATGGGGGCGGCAATAATCCTCGTCTTCGTTGCCACCCGCGCCGGGATCCCGCTCTCGAGCAGCCACGCCATGGTCGGTGGCATCCTCGGTGCGGGCATTGCCGTTGGGGGGCTCGCGGTCGTGATCCTGCCGGGCTGGGACACGTTCGCCCAGATAATAATCTACGGCCTCATCGGGGCAGTCATCGGCGCCGTTGCCCTGGGCCTTTTTACCTTATCATTCAAAGAGAATGTCCGGCTGGGCCTGATGCTCGGGGCCGTCTGCGGGGCAGCCCTTATCATCCCGGCCCTGATGCTCCTTGGGATTCTCAAATTGTCCGGCCTGCTTGCCATCGTTCTTTTCATCTTCATCTCCCCCATCCTCGGGATCACCGGCGCCTTTGTCTTCGACATCCTCATCTCCCATGCCTTCAGGCACTCCCGCCAGAACCGGATGAAACGGGTCTTCCAGCCGCTCCACGTGCTCGCCTGCCTGGTCCAGGCCACCGCACATGGCGCAAACGACGGACAGCATGCGGTCGGTATCATAACCGCCCTCCTCGTCTCGTCCGGGATCCTCCTTGCATTCGAGGTCCCGACCTGGGTGCTCCTCGCGTCCGCGATCGCCATTGGTCTTGGCACCTGTTTTGGCGGCTGGGCTGTGGTCGACAAGATGGCAAAGGATATCACGAAGATCCGCCCCTACCAGGGATTCTGCGCTGCCACCGTGAGCAGCGCCATTCTCGTCACGGTCACCGAACGGGGGATTCCGGTCTCCTCCACCCACGCGATCAACGGCGCTATCATCGGCGTCGGGGCGACCCGGGGCAAGAGCGCGGTCCAGTGGCGGGTGGTCCGGGAGATGATGGAGGCCTGGGTCATCACCATCCCGCTGGCCATGGTTGTCTCGTTCGCCATGTATTTTATCGTAATCTTTTTCCTCGGGCTCCTATAG
- a CDS encoding nicotinate phosphoribosyltransferase yields the protein MGIFLSVSEETIKNGDCTDIYFVRTEETLVQDNLNPDVVVEVTAASLPEPWAVFCGLSDVVALLEGVPVTVDAMPEGTVFFPGDPVLRITGKYRDFCRYETAILGFLCHASGIATAAAHIRIAAGTRPVYSFGSRRQHPAIAAMIERSAWIGGVDGVSNTCAPEGMPVVGTMPHAFVMCYKKPEDAWRSFNRHAPKDVQRIMLCDTYCDEKSESLRAAQCGASAVRLDTPRSRRGNMRAIIEEVRWELNMHGHTSVKIFLSGGVTREDVLAYKDIVDAFGVGGAIANAPVIDFSLDIVEIDGKAKAKRGKRSGVKQVYDLVCGNRRTLPVSSVPPAGATPLITRFIENGTIVSRPDMQDARARMQKKMVSLAESSTKK from the coding sequence ATGGGCATCTTTCTTTCCGTCAGCGAAGAGACGATAAAAAACGGAGACTGCACGGATATTTACTTTGTCCGGACTGAAGAGACGCTTGTACAGGACAATCTCAACCCGGACGTTGTCGTGGAAGTGACGGCGGCATCCCTGCCGGAGCCGTGGGCGGTCTTCTGCGGCCTTTCGGATGTTGTCGCCCTGCTCGAAGGAGTACCGGTCACGGTCGACGCCATGCCCGAAGGAACGGTCTTCTTCCCGGGGGATCCGGTCCTCCGCATCACCGGGAAGTACCGCGACTTCTGCCGGTACGAGACTGCCATCCTCGGCTTTCTGTGCCATGCCTCGGGCATAGCAACCGCGGCAGCCCATATCAGGATCGCAGCCGGCACCCGGCCGGTGTACTCATTCGGCTCGCGCCGCCAGCACCCGGCAATTGCCGCCATGATCGAACGGTCGGCCTGGATTGGCGGGGTTGACGGGGTCTCCAACACCTGTGCACCGGAAGGAATGCCGGTGGTCGGGACCATGCCCCACGCGTTTGTTATGTGCTACAAGAAACCGGAAGATGCCTGGCGCTCGTTCAACCGCCATGCCCCAAAGGATGTGCAGCGGATCATGCTCTGCGACACGTACTGCGATGAGAAGTCCGAATCGCTCCGGGCAGCGCAGTGCGGCGCCTCGGCAGTCCGGCTCGACACCCCGAGATCGCGGAGGGGCAACATGCGCGCCATCATCGAGGAGGTCCGCTGGGAACTCAACATGCACGGGCACACGAGCGTGAAGATCTTCCTCTCGGGGGGCGTGACCCGCGAGGACGTGCTCGCGTACAAAGATATCGTCGATGCATTCGGCGTTGGCGGCGCGATTGCCAATGCGCCGGTCATCGACTTCTCCCTGGACATCGTGGAGATCGATGGAAAAGCCAAGGCGAAACGGGGCAAAAGGAGCGGGGTAAAACAGGTGTACGACCTTGTCTGCGGCAACAGGAGGACGCTTCCGGTCTCGTCGGTCCCGCCCGCAGGGGCCACGCCGCTCATCACCCGGTTCATCGAGAACGGGACGATCGTGAGCCGGCCCGACATGCAGGACGCCCGCGCCCGCATGCAGAAAAAGATGGTTTCACTTGCCGAATCCAGTACCAAAAAGTGA
- a CDS encoding inorganic phosphate transporter, translated as MIEATWELIIIIIGIALVFDFTNGFHDSANSISTVVSTKVLSPRNAVIFAAFFNFIAAFGFGIAVADTIAKIIQYEVVPINVIPYVVLGALAGAISWNLITWFFGLPTSSSHALIGGMVGAGIAAAGLAAIKWSTVELVVTFMILSPIIGLACGFAFMVAVLWTTRKANKQSAEKNFKSLQLVSAAANCFSHGTNDAQKTIGVIIPLLFAIGYYGVAADSNHLTAPFWVIILAYTAIALGTLAGGWRIVKTMGYNIIKMRPVHGFAANAASASTIIGASIAGIPVSTTHIICTSIMGVGTTMGSNAVKWGVARTIMWAWILTIPISALIGFVAFAIIRVFVGY; from the coding sequence ATGATCGAAGCCACATGGGAACTCATCATCATCATCATCGGCATTGCACTTGTCTTTGATTTCACCAACGGGTTCCATGATTCCGCGAACTCCATCTCGACCGTGGTCTCGACAAAAGTCCTGTCGCCCCGGAATGCGGTGATATTTGCAGCATTTTTTAACTTTATCGCGGCATTCGGGTTTGGTATTGCTGTGGCAGATACGATTGCCAAGATCATCCAGTACGAGGTGGTCCCGATAAACGTAATCCCCTATGTGGTTCTTGGAGCGCTCGCCGGCGCCATTTCCTGGAACCTCATCACCTGGTTCTTCGGGCTTCCTACCTCGTCGTCCCATGCCCTGATCGGGGGGATGGTGGGGGCGGGAATCGCAGCTGCAGGGCTTGCGGCAATAAAGTGGTCCACAGTCGAACTGGTGGTCACGTTCATGATCCTCTCGCCAATCATCGGGCTTGCCTGCGGATTTGCTTTTATGGTTGCGGTGCTCTGGACAACCAGGAAGGCAAACAAACAGTCGGCGGAAAAGAACTTCAAGAGCCTGCAGCTGGTCTCCGCGGCGGCAAACTGTTTCAGCCACGGAACGAACGATGCACAGAAGACGATAGGCGTCATCATCCCGCTCCTCTTCGCGATCGGCTATTACGGTGTTGCGGCCGACTCAAATCACCTAACCGCCCCGTTCTGGGTCATCATCCTTGCCTACACGGCAATCGCGCTCGGAACCCTTGCCGGGGGATGGCGGATCGTCAAGACAATGGGGTACAATATCATCAAGATGCGACCGGTTCACGGCTTCGCTGCCAATGCTGCAAGCGCATCGACCATCATCGGGGCATCCATTGCCGGGATACCGGTCAGCACCACCCATATCATCTGCACATCGATCATGGGGGTCGGGACCACCATGGGTTCGAACGCGGTGAAGTGGGGGGTTGCCCGGACGATCATGTGGGCATGGATCCTCACGATCCCGATCAGTGCACTCATCGGGTTTGTGGCATTTGCCATAATCCGGGTATTTGTCGGGTACTGA
- a CDS encoding lamin tail domain-containing protein translates to MRPDTRGPAALAVCILLLLFSCTVLSGCTGISGSQAGSHQGSNDGKLSVYFLDVGQGDSELLVFENKTILIDAGEIGKGDLVVADLQRLGVTQIDLLVATHPHSDHIGGMKEVLAAFPVKKVLDTGLPHPSPVYSQYLETIEARHIPYTVAVQGQTIEIDPALRIFVLSPASERYGDDPNQNSIVLRISYGTIDFLLTGDMGGEAEAALAKTGYNLDAEILKVGHHGSRYSTSPAFLSRVNPEVAVIEVGKDNPYGHPHNEALQNLKNAGAVVYRTDLNGTVLVRTDGVTYSVTTEKGSGGITPPGTVVPRITVPSVTLPPLPVNASVTVPAMPANITVPVPSFTVPPVQIGNASFVHISGTRFDAPGDDRQNLNGEWVRLTNQGDGPVLIAGWTLSDRTSTGLYVFPAFVLLPSSSVTVYTGSGMMNDTALFMGRSEPVWGNSGDEAILRDGAGTIIDRNSGGRAA, encoded by the coding sequence ATGAGACCGGATACCCGTGGGCCGGCAGCGCTTGCCGTCTGCATTCTCCTTCTCCTTTTTTCCTGCACGGTTCTTTCGGGCTGCACCGGCATTTCCGGTTCTCAGGCGGGCTCGCACCAGGGATCCAATGACGGGAAGTTGTCCGTCTACTTTCTCGACGTCGGCCAGGGCGACTCGGAACTGCTGGTGTTCGAAAACAAGACGATCCTGATCGATGCTGGCGAGATCGGCAAAGGCGATCTCGTTGTTGCTGACCTGCAGAGACTCGGCGTTACGCAGATCGATCTCCTGGTGGCAACCCATCCCCACTCCGACCATATCGGCGGGATGAAGGAAGTGCTCGCGGCATTCCCGGTCAAAAAAGTGCTGGATACCGGTCTTCCCCACCCGTCCCCCGTGTACTCGCAGTATTTGGAAACGATCGAGGCCCGGCATATCCCGTACACCGTTGCTGTACAGGGCCAGACCATCGAGATCGATCCGGCGTTACGGATCTTTGTCCTCTCCCCGGCATCTGAACGTTACGGGGATGACCCGAACCAGAACTCGATCGTGCTCCGGATCTCCTATGGCACGATCGATTTCCTCCTGACCGGCGATATGGGCGGCGAGGCCGAGGCAGCGCTTGCAAAGACCGGCTACAATCTCGATGCCGAGATCCTCAAAGTCGGCCACCATGGGAGCCGGTACTCGACGTCCCCCGCCTTCCTCTCCCGGGTGAACCCGGAAGTTGCGGTCATTGAAGTGGGAAAGGACAACCCGTACGGCCATCCCCATAACGAGGCGCTGCAGAATCTGAAAAATGCCGGTGCTGTCGTGTACCGGACTGACCTCAACGGCACGGTTCTCGTCCGGACCGACGGGGTCACTTACTCGGTGACCACGGAGAAGGGATCCGGCGGGATAACGCCGCCGGGCACTGTTGTTCCCCGCATTACTGTACCTTCGGTCACCCTTCCCCCCCTGCCGGTGAATGCCAGCGTTACCGTTCCTGCGATGCCGGCCAACATCACGGTTCCTGTCCCGTCATTCACCGTACCCCCCGTGCAGATCGGCAATGCCTCGTTTGTGCATATCAGCGGGACCCGCTTCGACGCCCCGGGGGATGACCGGCAGAACCTGAACGGCGAATGGGTCCGGCTCACCAACCAGGGGGACGGGCCGGTGCTGATAGCCGGCTGGACGCTCTCCGACAGGACCAGCACCGGCCTCTATGTATTCCCGGCCTTCGTCCTGCTGCCATCCTCATCGGTGACCGTGTACACGGGATCCGGGATGATGAACGATACCGCGCTTTTCATGGGCAGGAGCGAGCCGGTCTGGGGCAACAGCGGCGACGAGGCGATCCTCCGTGACGGCGCAGGAACGATCATTGACCGGAACTCCGGGGGACGCGCTGCATGA
- a CDS encoding DUF47 family protein, producing the protein MGLRELLIPQDKVFFDLFEKQAAVNKEAAWQLVALTEDFTNVKEKRHQIELLEQKGDLITHDIYTQLNSTFITPLDPEEISRLASALDDVLDYIDGATEKMYYYGIEATDIHMIELAKLIHMSTAELESAVRGIRSIKDPKYIDERCIEVNRLENLADDVLAHAVTDLFKTNDAIAIIKYKDIYEHLETATDYCEDVANVLSDIAIRHS; encoded by the coding sequence ATGGGGCTCCGTGAGTTGCTGATACCGCAGGACAAGGTTTTTTTTGATTTATTCGAGAAGCAGGCCGCAGTCAACAAGGAAGCTGCATGGCAGCTCGTTGCTCTGACCGAGGATTTCACTAATGTCAAGGAGAAACGCCACCAGATAGAGCTGCTGGAACAGAAGGGTGACCTGATCACCCACGATATCTATACCCAGCTCAACAGTACCTTCATCACGCCGCTGGACCCGGAGGAGATCTCCCGGCTTGCCTCGGCGCTGGACGACGTGCTGGATTATATCGATGGCGCAACCGAGAAGATGTACTATTACGGCATCGAGGCAACCGACATCCACATGATCGAGCTTGCAAAACTCATCCACATGTCAACAGCTGAGCTCGAGAGTGCGGTCAGGGGCATCCGCTCGATCAAGGATCCCAAGTATATCGACGAGCGCTGCATCGAGGTCAACCGGCTCGAGAACCTGGCGGACGATGTGCTTGCCCATGCAGTGACGGATCTCTTCAAGACGAATGATGCGATCGCGATCATCAAGTACAAGGATATCTACGAGCACCTGGAGACGGCAACCGATTATTGCGAAGACGTGGCAAACGTGCTCTCCGATATCGCGATCCGGCATTCATGA
- a CDS encoding MTAP family purine nucleoside phosphorylase: MLGIIGGTSLLFAKLPELETRTVHTPFGNTDLLVGDIVLLMRHQHDRPPHRVNFRANLAALAIAGVDRIVAFGSSGSMNPDMAPGALVIPADYISLADVPSIHDHAVVHVMLELSRELSEALHRAVPESRLGGTYVQTRGPRFETAAEIKALAKVADLVGMTLASEATLARELGMPFAAISTVDNYANGLTDAPLSWDEVLEISRQYRERTGEILNTIIREMA, translated from the coding sequence ATGCTTGGGATCATCGGGGGAACAAGCCTCCTCTTTGCAAAGCTGCCGGAGCTTGAGACCCGCACGGTCCATACCCCGTTCGGGAACACCGATCTCCTGGTCGGGGACATTGTCCTCCTTATGCGGCACCAGCACGACCGGCCCCCGCACCGGGTCAATTTCCGGGCAAACCTGGCAGCGCTCGCAATCGCCGGCGTTGACCGGATTGTTGCGTTCGGTTCGTCGGGGTCCATGAACCCGGATATGGCACCGGGGGCGCTTGTTATTCCTGCGGATTACATCAGCCTCGCTGATGTCCCCTCCATCCATGACCACGCGGTCGTGCATGTCATGCTGGAACTCTCCCGGGAACTCTCAGAAGCCCTGCACCGTGCAGTTCCCGAATCGCGCCTGGGCGGCACGTATGTCCAGACCCGGGGGCCGCGCTTCGAGACCGCAGCCGAGATTAAGGCCTTAGCGAAGGTTGCCGATCTCGTGGGAATGACCCTTGCATCCGAGGCAACGCTTGCCCGGGAACTCGGGATGCCGTTTGCCGCCATCTCCACGGTGGACAATTATGCAAACGGGCTCACCGATGCCCCCCTCTCGTGGGATGAGGTGCTGGAGATCTCCCGGCAGTACCGGGAGCGGACCGGAGAGATTCTGAATACCATCATCAGAGAAATGGCTTAA
- a CDS encoding inorganic phosphate transporter, translated as MEPLILFGIILALALAFVNGLNDASHSIATVVATRALSPAKAVFSTALCNMAGPFIFTTAVAATIGTTIVTASALTPASIIIAMGAAILLIFVATRAGLPLSSSNAMVGGIMGTGVAVGGLGAIILPSPATVVQVMVSGLFGAIAGACILGALTAALREDVRLGILLGAICGSTIIIPVLMVAGVLKLSGLLVVVLFIFISPILGMVSAFTFDILVTHIFQHSRQNRMRRIFQPLHVLSCLMQATAHGGNDGQNAIGLMTALLVASGTLAAFAVPPEILLAGAIAIGLGTCFGGWRVVDRMAKGITKIRPYQGFCAATASSGTLVMETLYGIPVSSTHAINGAIIGVGATRGKDAVQWRVVREMMTAWIITIPLAFVVAFLGYLIISAAVSLAGMA; from the coding sequence ATGGAACCCCTCATATTGTTCGGGATCATCCTTGCTCTCGCTCTCGCGTTCGTCAACGGGCTCAACGATGCTTCGCATTCGATAGCGACCGTTGTCGCAACACGGGCGCTCTCCCCGGCAAAAGCGGTCTTTTCTACAGCACTCTGCAACATGGCAGGCCCGTTCATCTTCACGACAGCCGTAGCGGCAACGATCGGGACCACAATCGTCACCGCAAGCGCCCTGACCCCGGCATCGATAATTATCGCCATGGGAGCAGCGATACTTTTGATCTTTGTCGCAACCCGGGCCGGCCTTCCCCTTTCCAGCAGCAACGCAATGGTCGGCGGCATTATGGGTACCGGCGTCGCGGTCGGGGGTCTCGGTGCAATAATTCTCCCGTCTCCTGCAACCGTGGTGCAGGTCATGGTGTCCGGCCTTTTTGGGGCTATCGCAGGAGCGTGTATCCTGGGAGCCCTGACCGCAGCTCTCCGCGAGGATGTCCGCCTCGGAATACTTCTCGGGGCAATCTGCGGGAGCACCATCATCATTCCGGTCCTGATGGTTGCAGGCGTTCTCAAACTCTCCGGCCTGCTTGTCGTGGTGCTCTTCATCTTCATCTCCCCCATCCTCGGGATGGTGTCTGCCTTCACGTTCGACATCCTTGTCACTCATATCTTCCAGCACTCCCGCCAGAACCGGATGAGGAGGATCTTCCAGCCGCTTCATGTCCTCTCCTGTCTCATGCAGGCCACTGCTCACGGGGGAAACGACGGACAGAATGCCATCGGCCTGATGACCGCGCTGCTCGTTGCCTCAGGCACGCTCGCGGCATTTGCGGTCCCTCCTGAAATTCTGCTCGCCGGGGCGATCGCAATCGGGCTTGGCACCTGTTTCGGGGGATGGCGGGTAGTGGACAGGATGGCAAAGGGGATTACGAAGATCCGCCCGTACCAGGGGTTCTGCGCAGCAACTGCAAGCAGCGGCACCCTTGTGATGGAGACGCTTTACGGGATTCCGGTCTCCTCAACGCACGCGATCAATGGCGCCATCATCGGCGTCGGGGCAACCCGGGGAAAGGATGCTGTCCAGTGGCGGGTGGTGCGGGAGATGATGACCGCGTGGATCATCACCATTCCGCTCGCATTTGTTGTTGCGTTCCTAGGCTACCTGATAATCTCGGCTGCCGTTAGCCTGGCCGGGATGGCCTGA
- a CDS encoding amidohydrolase family protein, protein MDEIFAKKRSLLITNVVIDGKAADIFIDEQGTIRGIGEKTRSEHKGEADVMIDGDGAIALPGLVNTHTHAAMTLLRGYADDMILQDWLSQKIWPLEAHLEGEDVYWGTKLACLEMIRSGTTAFNDMYFFMDEAAKAVDETGIRAVLSYGFIDLFNDEKRENECKATEKLAAQVRTMNNPRIKTAVGPHALYTVSPQGLKWCAEFAKEQKIGIHIHLSETEKEVTDCISQHKKSPAAHLDDCGVLTAKTVAAHCCWLDEAECSLLGKRGVSVSHNPASNMKLATNRAMPYASLAAAGANPCLGTDGCASNNNLDMFEEAKIAALLQKFFWNNPTVLPAAEALKMATANGAKALGFGTGMLAVGTPADIVLVSAKTACNVPLHNATSNLVYACSGGSVETTICNGRVLMLNREIPGEEAILKGAASAASNLVKRAQSS, encoded by the coding sequence ATGGACGAGATATTTGCAAAAAAACGCTCCCTGCTCATCACGAATGTGGTGATCGACGGGAAAGCGGCCGATATTTTCATTGACGAACAGGGAACGATCCGGGGCATCGGGGAGAAGACCCGGTCGGAGCACAAGGGTGAAGCGGATGTCATGATCGACGGCGACGGGGCCATTGCGCTCCCGGGGCTTGTCAACACCCACACCCATGCGGCGATGACGCTCCTGCGGGGTTACGCGGACGACATGATCCTGCAGGACTGGCTCTCCCAGAAGATCTGGCCCCTTGAAGCGCACCTGGAAGGCGAGGATGTGTACTGGGGAACAAAGCTTGCCTGCCTTGAGATGATCCGGAGCGGGACAACCGCGTTCAACGACATGTACTTCTTCATGGACGAGGCTGCAAAGGCCGTGGACGAGACCGGTATCCGTGCGGTGCTCTCGTACGGGTTCATCGATCTCTTCAATGACGAGAAGCGCGAGAACGAGTGCAAAGCCACCGAGAAACTCGCAGCCCAGGTCCGCACGATGAACAATCCCCGGATCAAAACCGCGGTCGGCCCCCACGCCCTCTACACGGTCTCCCCCCAGGGCCTGAAATGGTGCGCCGAGTTTGCAAAGGAGCAGAAGATCGGCATCCACATCCACCTCTCCGAGACCGAGAAGGAAGTAACCGACTGCATCTCCCAGCACAAGAAGAGCCCGGCAGCCCATCTCGATGACTGCGGGGTCCTCACTGCAAAAACGGTCGCTGCCCACTGCTGCTGGCTTGATGAAGCGGAATGCTCGCTCCTCGGGAAGCGGGGCGTCTCGGTCTCGCACAACCCGGCAAGCAACATGAAACTGGCAACCAACCGGGCCATGCCCTACGCATCGCTTGCTGCGGCCGGGGCCAACCCCTGCCTTGGCACGGACGGCTGCGCCTCCAACAACAACCTGGACATGTTCGAGGAAGCCAAGATTGCAGCCCTCCTCCAGAAGTTCTTCTGGAACAACCCGACCGTGCTCCCGGCCGCAGAAGCCCTGAAGATGGCGACCGCGAACGGGGCAAAGGCACTTGGTTTTGGCACCGGGATGCTTGCAGTCGGCACACCAGCCGATATCGTCCTTGTCTCTGCCAAGACGGCGTGCAATGTCCCGCTCCACAATGCAACCTCGAACCTCGTCTATGCCTGCAGCGGCGGATCGGTCGAGACCACCATCTGCAATGGAAGGGTGCTCATGCTCAACCGTGAGATCCCGGGAGAGGAAGCGATCCTCAAAGGCGCGGCATCTGCTGCATCGAACCTCGTAAAAAGGGCGCAGTCCTCGTAG